One Natrinema halophilum genomic window carries:
- the argH gene encoding argininosuccinate lyase — MSEESARDGDAEGNSVRADGGADDESVVRRDRFSGGPARSFLSSLEADDRIFEADLAVDRAHTVMLAEQGIIADDVAGQILTALDATEVDGHDSLPDGEDVHEAIETAVIQRIGADGGKMHTARSRNDEVAACIRYRLREDILEAIETTLALRESLVDVATDHSETIMPGYTHLQPAQPTTVAHWALAYEGAVGRDTERLLETYARINESPLGGAAFAGTTFDVDREQVADLLGFDGVVENSMDASSGRDFLLEAVQALSIHATTLSGLAEDVIIFANRGFVDLSDDYSSTSSIMPQKKNPDTLELVRAVAGDAAGGVQGLATTLKGLPRAYNRDLQRATTHAWETVDAVTEASEVAAGAVATADWNEGTMAAEAGEGFSTATGVADLLAANGLPFRTAHELVAIAAENGADYDALESAAQEVLGESLEAHVDPAAVEDALDPARSVASRDSRGGPAPEAVEAQLEPARERLVADETALDELIGTLESAHESLRSEVNDYV; from the coding sequence ATGTCCGAGGAGAGCGCTCGCGACGGTGACGCCGAGGGGAATTCGGTCCGCGCTGACGGTGGCGCTGACGACGAAAGCGTCGTCCGCCGGGACCGCTTCAGCGGCGGCCCGGCTCGGAGCTTCCTCTCCTCGCTCGAGGCCGACGACCGCATTTTCGAGGCCGATCTGGCGGTCGACCGCGCACACACGGTTATGCTCGCCGAGCAAGGTATCATCGCGGACGACGTGGCCGGTCAGATCCTGACCGCGCTCGACGCGACCGAGGTCGACGGCCACGATTCCCTGCCCGACGGCGAGGACGTCCACGAGGCCATCGAGACGGCCGTCATCCAACGCATTGGTGCGGACGGCGGGAAGATGCACACCGCGCGGTCGCGCAACGACGAGGTCGCGGCCTGTATCCGCTACCGACTGCGCGAGGACATCCTCGAAGCCATTGAGACGACGCTCGCGCTGCGCGAGTCGCTCGTGGACGTAGCGACCGACCACTCGGAGACGATCATGCCCGGCTACACCCACCTCCAGCCTGCACAGCCGACGACGGTAGCTCACTGGGCGTTAGCGTACGAGGGGGCCGTCGGCCGCGACACCGAACGACTACTCGAGACCTACGCGCGGATCAACGAGTCGCCGCTGGGAGGTGCGGCCTTCGCGGGGACCACGTTCGACGTCGATCGCGAGCAGGTCGCCGACCTGCTGGGTTTCGACGGGGTCGTGGAAAACTCGATGGACGCCTCCTCGGGTCGGGATTTCCTGCTCGAGGCGGTACAAGCGCTTTCGATCCACGCGACGACGCTGTCCGGGTTGGCCGAAGACGTGATCATCTTCGCGAACCGCGGGTTCGTCGATCTTTCGGACGACTACTCTTCGACGTCGTCAATCATGCCCCAGAAGAAGAACCCGGACACGCTGGAGCTCGTCCGTGCCGTCGCGGGCGATGCGGCCGGCGGCGTCCAGGGATTGGCGACGACGCTCAAGGGGCTTCCGCGCGCGTACAACCGGGATCTCCAGCGGGCGACGACTCACGCCTGGGAAACCGTCGATGCGGTTACCGAGGCGAGTGAGGTCGCGGCGGGAGCGGTGGCGACAGCGGACTGGAACGAGGGGACTATGGCGGCGGAGGCCGGCGAGGGGTTCTCGACGGCGACCGGCGTCGCCGATCTGCTGGCCGCAAACGGGCTCCCCTTCAGGACGGCACACGAACTGGTCGCCATCGCGGCGGAGAACGGTGCAGATTACGATGCACTCGAGTCCGCGGCACAGGAGGTACTCGGCGAATCGCTCGAGGCACACGTCGATCCCGCCGCCGTCGAGGATGCGCTCGACCCCGCTCGGAGCGTGGCGAGTCGCGATTCGCGGGGCGGTCCCGCCCCCGAGGCGGTTGAGGCACAACTCGAGCCGGCCCGCGAGCGACTCGTGGCGGATGAAACCGCGCTCGACGAACTGATCGGGACACTCGAGTCGGCACACGAGTCGCTTCGGTCGGAGGTGAACGACTATGTGTGA
- a CDS encoding ATP-dependent DNA helicase produces the protein MSETAGYMRFFPYDQPYENQREAMDRIHNSLYRGQNVLFEGACGTGKTLSSLAPALEIAREQDKTVVITTNVHQQMRQFVAEARAIRREEQIRAIVFKGKSSMCHIDVGYEECQALRDNTRAVVDAERDREQLERRQRELLAESQDGDGSAADARSAVMDELESIEDRLEELEEQNVCDYYRNNLTRDTDDFFAWLYEDIRTPDEIYEYAEQHGFCGYELLKEGIDGVDLVVCNYHHLLDSTIREQFFRWLGCDPEDVIAVFDEAHNVEDAAREHATRTCSERTVESALDELADTEDPRSEDAANVLSAFHRALVETYEDSFGFGERERIGDDWSDISIANDDRKDDLTLEFLHRYSGRGIDDDLEAAMKLGQELDEQYEDAYREGETATRTECQTLQAAAFVSAWMNEGSKEGLYPVVAVTRDIGTDEVYGRAELYTCLPRQVTGHLFDEVYATVLMSATLQPFDVTEDVLGLEESVTMAYGLQFPADNRRTYAVETPALFASDRDDPAVQEEVAGTIHDAVRMTPGNTLAFFPNYGEAGRYADRLEARGDRTVYLDEPGTSVEELRREFVADDDAVLCTSLWGTLSEGVSFDGDDAHTVLVVGVPYPHLDDRAEAVQDAYDTAFDGTDTGWRYAVEIPTVRKTRQALGRVIRSPDDVGVRALLDRRYSRRAKSDLGKYSVNGTFPHEEREELIDIDPEKLKFAMMNFYGDHDAYDGEPPSP, from the coding sequence GTGTCCGAGACAGCCGGGTACATGCGCTTTTTCCCGTACGACCAGCCGTACGAGAATCAGCGCGAGGCGATGGACCGCATCCACAACTCCCTCTACAGGGGCCAGAATGTCCTCTTCGAGGGCGCCTGCGGGACCGGTAAAACCCTCTCGTCGCTCGCGCCCGCCCTCGAGATCGCCCGCGAGCAGGACAAGACGGTCGTCATCACGACGAACGTCCACCAGCAGATGCGCCAGTTCGTCGCCGAAGCCCGCGCTATCAGGCGTGAAGAGCAGATTCGTGCGATCGTTTTCAAAGGTAAATCGTCGATGTGTCACATCGACGTTGGCTACGAGGAGTGTCAGGCGCTGCGGGACAACACCCGGGCGGTCGTCGACGCCGAACGCGACCGCGAGCAACTCGAGCGCCGTCAGCGCGAACTGCTCGCCGAAAGCCAGGACGGCGACGGATCGGCGGCAGACGCTCGCTCGGCGGTGATGGACGAACTCGAGTCCATCGAGGACCGCCTCGAGGAGTTAGAAGAGCAGAACGTTTGCGACTACTATCGGAACAATCTCACCCGGGATACGGACGACTTCTTCGCGTGGCTCTACGAGGACATCCGAACGCCCGACGAGATCTACGAGTACGCCGAACAGCACGGCTTCTGCGGGTACGAACTCTTGAAGGAGGGAATCGACGGGGTCGATCTGGTCGTCTGTAACTATCATCACCTGCTCGATTCGACGATTCGGGAACAGTTCTTCCGATGGCTGGGCTGCGATCCGGAGGACGTGATCGCCGTGTTCGACGAGGCACACAACGTCGAAGACGCCGCCCGCGAACACGCGACCCGGACGTGCTCCGAGCGGACCGTCGAATCGGCGTTAGACGAACTCGCCGACACCGAGGACCCGCGCTCCGAAGACGCCGCGAACGTCCTTTCTGCGTTTCACCGCGCACTCGTCGAGACCTACGAGGACTCCTTCGGCTTCGGCGAGCGCGAGCGGATCGGCGACGACTGGTCGGACATCTCCATCGCCAACGACGACCGCAAGGACGACCTCACGCTCGAGTTCCTGCATCGCTACTCCGGGCGGGGGATCGATGACGACCTCGAGGCCGCGATGAAACTCGGCCAGGAACTGGACGAGCAGTACGAGGACGCGTATCGGGAGGGCGAAACCGCCACGCGCACCGAATGCCAGACGCTTCAGGCTGCGGCCTTCGTCAGCGCGTGGATGAACGAGGGTTCGAAAGAGGGTCTCTATCCGGTCGTCGCCGTGACGCGGGATATCGGTACCGACGAAGTCTACGGCCGCGCGGAGCTGTACACCTGCTTGCCGCGGCAGGTGACCGGCCACCTGTTCGACGAAGTCTACGCGACGGTGCTGATGAGCGCGACGCTGCAGCCCTTCGACGTTACCGAGGACGTACTGGGGCTCGAGGAGTCGGTGACGATGGCGTACGGACTGCAGTTCCCCGCCGACAACCGTCGCACGTACGCCGTCGAGACGCCGGCGCTTTTTGCGTCGGACCGCGACGATCCTGCGGTCCAGGAGGAGGTGGCGGGAACGATCCACGATGCGGTCCGCATGACGCCTGGTAACACGCTCGCGTTCTTCCCCAACTACGGTGAGGCCGGACGGTATGCAGATCGGCTCGAGGCTCGCGGCGACCGAACGGTGTACCTCGACGAGCCGGGCACGTCCGTCGAGGAACTCAGACGGGAGTTCGTCGCGGACGACGACGCGGTGCTGTGTACGTCGCTGTGGGGGACCCTTTCGGAAGGGGTGAGCTTCGATGGCGACGACGCCCACACCGTGCTGGTCGTCGGCGTTCCGTATCCGCATCTGGACGACCGGGCGGAGGCGGTACAGGACGCCTACGACACGGCGTTCGATGGTACCGATACCGGCTGGCGGTACGCCGTCGAGATTCCGACGGTCCGAAAGACCAGGCAAGCGCTCGGCCGGGTCATCCGATCACCGGACGACGTCGGCGTCCGCGCACTGCTCGACCGACGCTACTCGAGGCGGGCGAAGTCCGACCTCGGCAAGTACAGCGTCAACGGTACCTTTCCCCACGAAGAACGCGAGGAGCTGATAGACATCGACCCGGAGAAGCTCAAGTTCGCGATGATGAATTTTTACGGCGATCACGACGCGTACGACGGCGAACCGCCGTCCCCGTGA
- a CDS encoding argininosuccinate synthase produces the protein MTRVALAFSGGLDTTVCVPLLEEEYGYDDVIGVTVDVGQPASEFDEAEETAEALGLDHYVVDARAEFAQLCLESVRANATYQGYPLGTALARPVIAEAILEVAEEQDCTGIAHGCTGKGNDQLRFEAVWRDSDLEVIAPVRELGLTREWEQEYADEKDLPVEGGSGGDWSIDTNIWSRSVEGDDLEDPSYVPPRDIYEWTDEPSGETEEIEIAFEQGYPVAVDGEEYDPVELIEYLNDLAGGYGVGRTDTMEDRMLGLKVRENYEHPGATTLLNAHEALEGLVLTQEERQFKQQIDQQWAQKGYEGLIDAPLVGALEGFIAETQKRVTGTVTIRFEGGQARPVARDSSFAAYSAEHASFDTETVGKIKQEDATGVAKYHGFQRRLANEAIAANAADEEVELATDGSGGNASEASGSSSELRSDVDE, from the coding sequence ATGACCCGCGTGGCACTTGCGTTCTCGGGCGGCCTGGACACGACTGTCTGTGTTCCGTTGCTCGAGGAAGAATACGGATACGACGACGTAATCGGCGTCACCGTCGACGTCGGCCAGCCGGCCTCGGAGTTCGACGAGGCTGAAGAGACTGCTGAGGCACTCGGCCTCGACCACTACGTCGTCGACGCGCGAGCGGAATTCGCGCAACTCTGTCTCGAGAGCGTTCGCGCGAACGCGACGTACCAGGGCTACCCGCTGGGAACGGCGCTGGCCCGTCCAGTGATCGCCGAGGCGATCCTCGAGGTCGCGGAGGAACAGGACTGTACCGGCATCGCCCACGGCTGTACGGGCAAGGGCAACGACCAGCTTCGATTCGAGGCCGTCTGGCGTGACTCCGACCTTGAGGTAATCGCACCCGTACGCGAACTCGGTCTCACCCGCGAGTGGGAACAGGAGTACGCCGACGAGAAGGACCTCCCCGTCGAGGGCGGCAGCGGCGGCGACTGGTCGATCGACACCAACATCTGGAGCCGCTCGGTCGAGGGCGACGACCTCGAAGACCCCAGTTACGTCCCGCCGCGGGACATCTACGAGTGGACCGACGAGCCGTCCGGCGAGACCGAGGAAATCGAGATCGCCTTCGAGCAGGGTTATCCCGTGGCTGTCGATGGCGAGGAGTACGATCCGGTCGAACTGATCGAGTACTTGAACGACCTGGCGGGCGGATACGGCGTCGGTCGGACGGATACGATGGAAGATCGCATGCTCGGGCTGAAGGTGCGCGAAAACTACGAACACCCGGGCGCGACGACGCTTTTGAACGCTCACGAGGCCCTCGAGGGACTCGTCCTCACTCAGGAGGAGCGCCAGTTCAAACAGCAGATCGATCAACAGTGGGCCCAGAAGGGCTACGAGGGGCTGATCGACGCACCGCTCGTGGGCGCACTCGAGGGCTTCATCGCCGAGACCCAGAAACGCGTCACCGGAACAGTGACGATCCGCTTCGAAGGCGGACAGGCCCGCCCGGTCGCTCGCGATAGTTCGTTCGCGGCCTACTCCGCCGAACACGCATCGTTCGACACCGAAACGGTCGGCAAGATCAAACAGGAGGACGCGACCGGCGTCGCGAAGTATCACGGGTTCCAGCGCCGTCTCGCAAACGAGGCGATCGCCGCGAACGCCGCGGACGAGGAAGTCGAACTCGCGACCGACGGGAGCGGCGGTAACGCGAGCGAAGCGAGCGGATCCTCGTCGGAGCTACGCTCCGACGTAGACGAGTAA
- a CDS encoding helix-turn-helix transcriptional regulator produces the protein MDVRGLRALVCVLVVVACTIAFVPGPAAVAADHGAQRAALQEDGNESIGLEDADQIHVDVFIAENGTALMTVDYQFHLDDENGSAAQWESLRSDIRSNPDEYVTGERTKWSETLTQGENRTDRDMTLSNLSITTEENSAPRPIGHAKVTFQWSSFAHVELNRIDAGSALSGFTLDDGTTLQLRWPEEYTIYENDGERQIDPSPDGEADDSVTWKGSETTFTDDQPRIELIKDGDTGAKSTPSNEGPAMPWAIVLLTLSLLAVVGIAGWLVGRKRNGAVGAGAKPETARRTDGSADTMSNAPDGPPPELLSNEERVLRLLENRGGRIKQQEVVSELDWTEAKTSQVVGDLREDDEIDVFRIGRENVLALPDEE, from the coding sequence ATGGACGTGAGGGGGCTGCGGGCCCTTGTTTGCGTGCTCGTGGTGGTTGCCTGTACGATTGCGTTCGTTCCCGGTCCGGCCGCAGTGGCGGCGGACCACGGGGCCCAACGAGCGGCGCTACAGGAGGACGGAAACGAGAGTATCGGCCTCGAGGACGCCGATCAGATCCACGTCGACGTCTTCATCGCCGAGAACGGCACGGCGCTGATGACCGTCGACTATCAGTTCCATCTCGACGACGAGAACGGGTCTGCGGCGCAGTGGGAGTCGCTGCGGAGTGATATCCGGTCGAATCCGGATGAATACGTCACTGGCGAGCGAACGAAATGGAGCGAGACGCTCACGCAGGGCGAAAACAGGACCGACCGCGACATGACCCTGTCGAACCTTTCTATCACGACGGAAGAAAATTCCGCACCGCGGCCGATCGGCCACGCGAAGGTCACGTTCCAGTGGTCTTCGTTCGCGCACGTGGAATTGAATCGGATCGATGCGGGCTCTGCACTCTCCGGGTTTACGCTCGACGACGGAACGACCCTGCAGCTCCGCTGGCCCGAAGAGTACACCATCTACGAGAACGACGGCGAACGTCAGATCGATCCATCCCCGGACGGAGAGGCGGATGATTCGGTCACCTGGAAGGGTTCCGAAACCACGTTCACCGACGATCAACCGCGGATCGAACTGATCAAAGACGGTGACACGGGCGCGAAATCGACCCCGTCGAACGAGGGGCCGGCGATGCCGTGGGCGATCGTTCTGCTAACTCTCTCCCTGCTCGCGGTCGTCGGAATCGCCGGTTGGCTGGTCGGACGCAAGCGAAATGGGGCCGTGGGGGCGGGTGCGAAACCCGAAACGGCGCGACGGACCGATGGCTCGGCCGACACCATGTCGAACGCGCCGGACGGGCCACCGCCGGAACTGTTGAGCAACGAGGAACGGGTACTTCGACTGCTCGAGAATCGGGGCGGCCGGATCAAACAACAGGAGGTCGTCTCCGAACTCGACTGGACGGAAGCGAAGACGAGCCAGGTGGTCGGCGACTTACGCGAGGACGACGAGATCGACGTCTTCCGGATCGGTCGGGAGAACGTGCTGGCATTGCCGGACGAGGAATGA
- a CDS encoding 2'-5' RNA ligase family protein — translation MYSVNVPVPGRVRRLADRLYPELVGFETVREDHSCLLKRLGEADHVAQLQHRAHRALEGAPAVEAEITGIDYFADPPLGSAPVVYLAVESPGLEEIHATLTDAFEPVDGLEGRDYVPHVTLARGGHAETAQRLADREIEPVRWTVSELEFWDGTYKLPVSRISLPA, via the coding sequence GTGTACAGCGTCAACGTTCCGGTTCCCGGTCGGGTCCGCCGGCTTGCAGACCGGCTCTATCCCGAGCTGGTCGGGTTCGAAACCGTCCGCGAAGACCACTCGTGCCTGCTCAAGCGCCTGGGCGAGGCAGACCACGTCGCACAGCTCCAGCATCGCGCCCACCGCGCGCTCGAGGGCGCCCCGGCCGTCGAAGCCGAAATCACGGGCATCGACTACTTCGCAGACCCGCCGCTTGGCTCCGCACCGGTCGTCTACCTGGCCGTCGAGAGTCCAGGCCTCGAGGAAATCCACGCTACTCTTACGGACGCCTTCGAGCCCGTCGACGGACTCGAGGGACGAGACTACGTCCCCCACGTGACGCTGGCCCGGGGTGGACACGCCGAGACCGCACAACGGCTCGCCGACCGCGAAATCGAGCCCGTTCGGTGGACCGTCAGCGAACTCGAGTTCTGGGACGGAACGTACAAGCTGCCGGTGAGTCGGATCTCGTTGCCAGCCTGA
- a CDS encoding DUF7554 family protein: protein MRDNSGELEVELLLKLVLGLIAVLLVLEILEAILGSIATLVGLYTPLLQLAIAVLIVLWLLDRI from the coding sequence ATGCGCGACAATAGTGGGGAACTCGAGGTCGAATTGCTGCTGAAGCTCGTCCTCGGACTGATCGCTGTATTACTCGTCCTCGAGATTCTCGAGGCCATACTCGGCAGTATCGCAACCCTCGTCGGCCTGTACACGCCGCTCTTGCAGCTCGCGATTGCCGTCCTGATCGTCCTCTGGCTTCTCGACCGAATCTGA
- the lysW gene encoding lysine biosynthesis protein LysW, with protein sequence MTECVECGAEVSLHDDLEVGEIVDCTTCGAELEVVDTEPPVLERAPELEEDWGE encoded by the coding sequence ATGACCGAATGCGTCGAGTGTGGGGCTGAGGTGTCCCTGCACGACGATCTGGAAGTCGGAGAGATCGTTGACTGTACGACCTGTGGCGCCGAACTGGAAGTCGTCGACACCGAGCCGCCAGTCCTCGAGCGGGCCCCCGAGCTCGAAGAGGACTGGGGTGAGTGA